From Enoplosus armatus isolate fEnoArm2 chromosome 23, fEnoArm2.hap1, whole genome shotgun sequence:
AGGAAAAGTACAGTATAGTGAGAAAGAAGAAGGCTGTAAGCTACATCATGAGAAGTGAATGTGTGCAAATTCCCTCTTAGTTTCTGTGCCACACAGGTATGGAGGTTTGTCTGGGAGCCACACCGTCACTGCAGGCGTTGAAGTAAGTGCTCGTCTCCAAGCACTCGGGAGTGAGCTTCAGACACACAAAGCAGAACTCAACCTGACAGCGAGGACAGAGGATGTTCTTACAGCCCGTTTTGTCGTGCTCCACCTTCTGACCACAGGTGGGACAGGCCCGGATGGAGGGACAAGCGCCGACCCCTATCACCTCACGAAGGCTGGTAGTCTTGCAGTTCTTGAGAAGCTCGAGGTCGTGGTTGATGCAGCCGTCGTTGTCGCAGCGGTCAGAGCATGGAACTTTACCTTTCCACGGCTTCAAACACTGCCAGCAGAACTGGTaaagtttcttcctgtctgctgtgCAGATTGTGCACTGCACGCTGAGGTCAGTCAggtcctctctctccacacaggTTTTGCACCCAGGACACTGATTAGAAAGGATGTGAgaaacattaaaggaatagttcagcattttgggaaataagcctATTGGCTTTCTTGAAGAGAATTGgatgagaatattgataccactcttgtatTTGGAGATCATTTTAGCTGAAGTTCAGGAGCAGATCACACCTGAAACACCCCTCTTCCCATCATGCATCTATAAACGCCTTCCTCATAGGGTCCCCTGGGTGTCTGTCATTACTCATACATTTCATATTCAATAAATAGTTAATTCACGTCTGATGGTGTGGTCCTTGCTAGTGAActgtatggtaaatatataACTGGACCCagctgccagttagcttagcacaaagactgaaagcaaggagaaacagctagcctggctctgtacaaagtAACCAGAATCTcccaaccagcacctctaaagctcactaattaacccATGATAtcacgtttgtttaatccatacacaaacTGAAGCGTAAACTATTTCTCTTGCCAACCAACTGGTAAAATATACTCTTCAGTtattgtatggattaaacaaccAAGATACAACATGTATATTGGccagctttaaaggtgctggtaggcagattttttttgatGGAGCCAGACTAGCTactttcctgtttccagtctttgagctaagctaagctacccaGCTTTGGCTCTAGCTAAATATCTGCCATGTAAAcatatgagagtggcatcacTCTTCTCACCGAACTCTTTGCAAGTAAGCGAATATTTAACTTTACGTTATTTCCGTTATCTGCATGATTGACGAATGTTATAGAAACAAACAATCTCTGCTGAACTCATAATCGAACCAGTTTGTACCGGGACACTCACTGTTTTGAATTCACAGTATTTTGTGGCAGCCAGTCGGGCGGTCCTCTCTTCAAAGTACTGCATCTCTTCAGTCGTCAGCACTGCCAGCCTGCGCACCTCTTGATAAGGCCACACTGCATCACACTTGGCCAAGGTGCCGTCCTTTAAAGCAGGGCACTTAAATGTGTACTGGCcctgaaattaaaaacagactaTGTTATAATGCCAGTCGAAGATGTGGTGAACCTGTCTAGGGTTTCTTCAAAGACAACAGGAAGCTGAGCATCCCGTACATATAGACTTGCCATAACTGGCTTT
This genomic window contains:
- the LOC139305943 gene encoding probable E3 ubiquitin-protein ligase RNF144A-A isoform X3 — its product is MCSSAPEEGDECLRAEMSCGHAVTPESLTGWCRSLLDQGQYTFKCPALKDGTLAKCDAVWPYQEVRRLAVLTTEEMQYFEERTARLAATKYCEFKTCPGCKTCVEREDLTDLSVQCTICTADRKKLYQFCWQCLKPWKGKVPCSDRCDNDGCINHDLELLKNCKTTSLREVIGVGACPSIRACPTCGQKVEHDKTGCKNILCPRCQVEFCFVCLKLTPECLETSTYFNACSDGVAPRQTSIPVWHRN
- the LOC139305943 gene encoding uncharacterized protein isoform X2, whose amino-acid sequence is MTTQSQEEKRYDPRDTTLKFVNRPDDLDPLHECLRAEMSCGHAVTPESLTGWCRSLLDQGQYTFKCPALKDGTLAKCDAVWPYQEVRRLAVLTTEEMQYFEERTARLAATKYCEFKTCPGCKTCVEREDLTDLSVQCTICTADRKKLYQFCWQCLKPWKGKVPCSDRCDNDGCINHDLELLKNCKTTSLREVIGVGACPSIRACPTCGQKVEHDKTGCKNILCPRCQVEFCFVCLKLTPECLETSTYFNACSDGVAPRQTSIPVWHRN
- the LOC139305943 gene encoding probable E3 ubiquitin-protein ligase RNF144A-A isoform X1; this encodes MTTQSQEEKRYDPRDTTLKFVNRPDDLDPLPPEEGDECLRAEMSCGHAVTPESLTGWCRSLLDQGQYTFKCPALKDGTLAKCDAVWPYQEVRRLAVLTTEEMQYFEERTARLAATKYCEFKTCPGCKTCVEREDLTDLSVQCTICTADRKKLYQFCWQCLKPWKGKVPCSDRCDNDGCINHDLELLKNCKTTSLREVIGVGACPSIRACPTCGQKVEHDKTGCKNILCPRCQVEFCFVCLKLTPECLETSTYFNACSDGVAPRQTSIPVWHRN